A single window of Acidobacteriota bacterium DNA harbors:
- a CDS encoding Glu/Leu/Phe/Val dehydrogenase produces the protein MTGSFNAFEMAQTQFDKSADILALDAPTRDLLRWPLREYWFAIPVRMDDGKVKVFRGFRVQHNDARGPSKGGIRFHPQETIDTVRALSMWMTWKCAVVDIPLGGAKGGVICDPHNLSAREQEGICRGWVRQVAKNVGPAIDVPAPDVMTTPQHMVWMMDEWETIHGHRGPGFITGKPVGLGGSLGRTEATGYGAIYTLREALKKLGIDIAKTKASVQGFGNVSQYAIQLYTRMGGTVVAVSSWDQGDQTSYTFRKESGVDGAQLMGITDHFGGIDKVKAKALGYEVKPGGDWIAEDVDILIPAAIENQVTGETVKKIGKRVKVVVEGANGPTTPEADAVLKERGIFVIPDFLANAGGVTCSYFEQVQSNMNHYWTQEEVLTKLDGKMTKAFHDVADLAASKKLYMRDAAYVIAVSRVAKASRDRGWV, from the coding sequence ATGACAGGCTCGTTTAACGCCTTCGAAATGGCCCAGACCCAGTTCGACAAGAGCGCCGACATCCTCGCGCTCGACGCCCCGACCCGCGACCTCCTCCGGTGGCCGCTCCGCGAATACTGGTTCGCGATCCCGGTCCGCATGGACGACGGGAAGGTCAAGGTGTTCCGCGGCTTCCGCGTTCAGCACAACGACGCGCGCGGCCCCAGCAAGGGCGGTATCCGCTTCCACCCGCAGGAGACGATCGACACGGTCCGCGCCCTTTCCATGTGGATGACGTGGAAGTGCGCCGTCGTCGACATTCCGCTCGGCGGCGCCAAGGGCGGCGTGATCTGCGACCCGCACAACCTCTCCGCGCGCGAGCAGGAAGGCATCTGCCGCGGCTGGGTCCGCCAGGTCGCCAAGAACGTCGGGCCCGCGATCGACGTGCCGGCCCCGGACGTCATGACGACCCCCCAGCACATGGTCTGGATGATGGACGAGTGGGAGACGATCCACGGCCACCGCGGCCCCGGCTTCATCACGGGCAAGCCGGTCGGGCTGGGCGGCTCGCTCGGCCGCACCGAGGCGACGGGCTACGGGGCCATCTACACGCTGCGCGAGGCCCTCAAGAAGCTCGGAATCGACATCGCGAAGACGAAGGCCTCCGTGCAGGGGTTTGGCAACGTGTCGCAGTACGCGATCCAGCTCTACACGAGGATGGGCGGCACGGTCGTCGCGGTCTCCTCGTGGGACCAGGGCGACCAGACGTCCTACACGTTCCGCAAGGAGTCGGGCGTCGACGGCGCCCAGCTCATGGGGATCACGGACCACTTCGGCGGAATCGACAAGGTCAAGGCGAAGGCCCTCGGCTACGAGGTCAAGCCCGGCGGCGACTGGATCGCCGAGGACGTCGACATCCTGATCCCGGCCGCGATCGAGAACCAGGTCACGGGCGAGACCGTGAAGAAGATCGGCAAGCGCGTGAAGGTCGTCGTCGAGGGCGCGAACGGCCCGACGACGCCCGAGGCCGACGCGGTGCTCAAGGAGCGCGGCATCTTCGTGATTCCGGACTTCCTGGCGAACGCCGGCGGCGTCACCTGCAGCTACTTCGAGCAGGTGCAGAGCAACATGAACCACTACTGGACGCAGGAAGAGGTCCTCACGAAGCTCGACGGCAAGATGACGAAGGCCTTCCACGACGTCGCGGACCTCGCGGCGTCCAAGAAGCTCTACATGCGCGACGCGGCCTACGTGATCGCGGTCAGCAGGGTCGCAAAGGCCTCCCGGGACCGCGGCTGGGTTTAG
- a CDS encoding PEP/pyruvate-binding domain-containing protein, which produces MTTPGDHLLEALQERAKELSTIYRVNEACKAPQASLDEVFRNVVQILPAGWQFPATCFARLTVDGTVYGPPGSVASPWRQAAPIRVQGDAAGTLEIFYGEERPAADEGPFLKEERRLLDAVAERLGQLLLERRLLDALHGRREDGPVDAPGGEWRIIVDFLRQTDPRHLVRISRRMINYLCWNGVAAAQDLLPHFAGGREPLESDENRPSPRRSAEHLLGVADAAFRLASEHLSSAEIRSCIQKWIRDDKADFLLRAAENPGTSTAELAQALARFHDSHRDDRQLSRTVQVELRVSLARRFLTDDLGFVDVAKDFIDTSDFFELVRHVISPPRSYGRVGGKASGLFLASQIVKKSTEFADALGEIRIPKTWYVSSDAILDFIEFNQLDDLYDRKYLEIDQVRREYPHVIQVFKNSHFSPEIVKGLSVALDDFGDRPLIVRSSSLLEDRVGAAFSGKYKSLFLANQGPKAERLTALLDAIAEVYASVFGPDPLEYRAERGLLDVHEEMGILLQEVVGSRVGRYFLPTFAGVAFSNNEFRWSPRIAREDGLVRLVAGLGTRAVDRVGDDYPILVAPGKPGLRVNVTPAEVVRYSPRKVDVIDLQSGTFETMELDRLLDECGADIPGVEQILSVSDETGVHRPYFLDWTSKKGRFIATFETLLESTPFLSRMRTLLRVLSEKTHGPVDIEFASDGKDLFLLQCRPQSFAEESAAAAIPSDLSGDRVIFEAKRFVSNGRVPDLTHIVYVDPEGYAALPDAASLRRVGQAVGRMNKLLPKREFILMGPGRWGSRGDLRLGVPVGYSDIHNAAALIEIARRRGAYVPDLSFGTHFFQDLVEASIRYLPLFPDDPDIRFREGFLRDSPSALLELAPEFRDLEAVVRVIDVPKVTGGSVLRLLLNADEDHAVAILSPPGQGARARVSRS; this is translated from the coding sequence GTGACGACGCCGGGCGATCATCTCCTCGAGGCGCTCCAGGAGCGGGCCAAAGAGCTCAGCACGATTTATCGCGTCAACGAGGCGTGCAAGGCGCCCCAGGCCTCCCTGGACGAGGTGTTCCGGAACGTCGTCCAGATCCTCCCGGCCGGCTGGCAGTTCCCCGCGACCTGCTTCGCGCGCCTCACCGTGGACGGAACGGTCTACGGCCCGCCCGGCTCCGTCGCTTCTCCGTGGCGGCAGGCCGCGCCGATCCGCGTCCAGGGCGACGCCGCGGGCACGCTCGAGATCTTTTACGGGGAGGAGCGCCCCGCCGCGGACGAGGGGCCGTTCCTCAAGGAGGAGCGCCGCCTGCTCGACGCGGTCGCCGAGCGGCTCGGACAGCTCCTCCTCGAGCGGCGCCTCCTCGACGCGCTCCACGGCCGCCGCGAGGACGGACCCGTGGACGCTCCGGGCGGCGAGTGGCGGATCATCGTCGACTTCCTCCGCCAGACGGACCCGCGCCACCTCGTCAGGATCTCGCGGCGGATGATCAACTACCTGTGCTGGAACGGCGTCGCCGCCGCGCAGGACCTCCTCCCGCACTTCGCGGGCGGGCGTGAGCCGCTCGAGTCCGACGAGAACCGGCCCTCGCCCCGCCGCAGCGCCGAGCACCTCCTCGGCGTCGCGGACGCGGCGTTCCGCCTCGCCTCCGAGCACCTCTCGTCCGCGGAGATCCGCTCGTGCATCCAGAAGTGGATCCGCGACGACAAGGCGGACTTCCTTCTCCGCGCCGCGGAGAACCCCGGCACGTCCACGGCCGAGCTCGCGCAGGCCCTCGCGCGCTTCCACGACTCCCATCGCGACGACCGGCAGCTCTCGCGCACCGTCCAGGTCGAGCTCCGCGTGTCGCTCGCGCGCCGGTTCCTGACGGACGACCTCGGGTTCGTGGACGTCGCGAAGGACTTCATCGACACGTCGGACTTCTTCGAGCTCGTGCGGCACGTGATCTCGCCCCCGAGAAGCTACGGCCGCGTGGGCGGGAAGGCCTCCGGCCTCTTCCTCGCAAGCCAGATCGTGAAGAAATCGACGGAGTTCGCGGACGCGCTCGGCGAGATCCGGATTCCGAAGACGTGGTACGTCTCGTCGGACGCGATCCTCGACTTCATCGAGTTCAACCAGCTCGACGACCTCTACGACCGCAAGTACCTCGAGATCGACCAGGTCCGGCGCGAGTACCCGCACGTCATCCAGGTCTTCAAGAACTCACACTTCTCGCCCGAGATCGTCAAGGGCCTCTCGGTCGCCCTCGACGACTTCGGCGACCGGCCGCTCATCGTGCGCAGCTCGAGCCTTCTCGAGGACCGCGTCGGGGCCGCCTTCTCGGGCAAGTACAAGAGCCTATTCCTCGCGAACCAGGGCCCGAAGGCCGAGCGCCTCACGGCGCTCCTGGACGCGATCGCGGAGGTCTACGCCTCGGTGTTCGGCCCCGACCCGCTGGAGTACCGCGCCGAGCGCGGGCTCCTCGACGTCCACGAGGAGATGGGCATCCTCCTGCAGGAGGTCGTGGGGAGCCGCGTCGGGAGGTACTTCCTTCCGACGTTCGCGGGCGTCGCGTTCTCGAACAACGAGTTCCGCTGGTCGCCCCGGATCGCGCGCGAGGACGGGCTCGTGCGGCTCGTGGCGGGGCTCGGGACGCGCGCGGTCGATCGCGTCGGGGACGACTACCCGATCCTCGTCGCGCCGGGGAAGCCCGGCCTGCGTGTGAACGTCACGCCCGCCGAGGTCGTCCGCTACTCGCCCCGCAAGGTGGACGTCATCGATCTTCAGTCCGGGACGTTCGAGACGATGGAGCTCGACCGTCTCCTCGACGAGTGCGGAGCGGACATCCCGGGCGTCGAGCAGATCCTCTCCGTGTCCGACGAGACCGGCGTCCACCGGCCGTATTTCCTGGACTGGACGTCGAAGAAGGGCCGGTTCATCGCGACGTTCGAGACGCTCCTCGAGTCGACGCCGTTCCTCTCCCGAATGCGGACCCTGCTCCGCGTCCTGAGCGAGAAGACGCACGGCCCCGTGGACATCGAGTTTGCGTCCGACGGAAAGGACCTCTTCCTCCTGCAGTGCCGGCCGCAGAGCTTCGCGGAGGAGTCCGCGGCCGCCGCGATCCCCTCCGACCTCTCGGGCGACCGCGTGATCTTCGAGGCGAAGCGCTTCGTCTCGAACGGCCGCGTGCCGGACCTCACGCACATCGTGTACGTCGACCCCGAGGGCTACGCGGCCCTGCCCGACGCGGCCTCGCTCCGGCGCGTGGGCCAGGCCGTGGGGCGCATGAACAAGCTGCTCCCGAAGCGCGAGTTCATCCTCATGGGCCCCGGGCGATGGGGGAGCCGCGGCGACCTCCGGCTCGGGGTCCCCGTCGGGTACTCGGACATTCACAACGCGGCGGCCCTGATCGAGATCGCGCGCCGGCGCGGGGCTTACGTCCCGGATCTTTCGTTCGGGACGCACTTCTTCCAGGACCTCGTCGAAGCGTCGATCCGCTACCTGCCGCTCTTCCCGGACGATCCCGACATCCGCTTCCGCGAGGGGTTCCTCAGGGACTCGCCGAGCGCGCTCCTCGAGCTCGCGCCGGAGTTCCGCGACCTCGAGGCGGTCGTCCGCGTGATCGACGTGCCTAAGGTCACGGGCGGGTCGGTCCTGCGGCTGCTCCTGAACGCGGACGAGGACCATGCCGTCGCGATCCTCTCGCCACCCGGGCAGGGCGCCCGGGCGCGGGTCTCCCGTTCGTGA
- a CDS encoding sigma-70 family RNA polymerase sigma factor — MKTAPERDDAELVRAALGHDADAFEILVERYRVRLYRFVGRYTNDAEDARDVTQEVFLKVHAALDSYDPKYKFSTWLFRIAGNAAIDHLRRRKVRPLPLELPVGEDGESRIAEPRENRPDPLEDLTRRRLREALAAAIDRLPDDYRELISLRHYGEMPYEEIAELKGMPLGTVKNKLFRARQALRDLLPKDIV; from the coding sequence GTGAAGACCGCGCCCGAACGCGACGACGCCGAGCTCGTCCGTGCCGCGCTCGGGCACGACGCCGACGCCTTCGAGATTCTCGTCGAGCGGTACCGCGTGCGGCTCTATCGCTTCGTCGGCCGGTACACGAACGACGCCGAGGACGCCCGGGACGTCACGCAGGAGGTCTTCCTGAAGGTCCACGCGGCCCTCGACTCGTACGACCCGAAGTACAAGTTCTCGACCTGGCTGTTCCGGATCGCGGGCAACGCCGCGATCGACCACCTGAGGCGGCGCAAGGTCCGGCCGCTGCCCCTCGAGCTCCCGGTGGGGGAGGACGGGGAGTCGCGCATCGCCGAGCCGCGCGAGAACCGTCCCGATCCGCTCGAGGACCTCACGCGGCGGCGCCTGCGCGAGGCCCTCGCCGCGGCGATCGACCGGCTGCCGGACGACTACCGCGAGCTCATCAGCCTCCGGCACTACGGCGAGATGCCGTACGAGGAGATTGCGGAGCTGAAGGGCATGCCTCTCGGGACGGTCAAGAACAAGCTCTTCCGGGCGCGACAGGCCCTGCGAGATCTTTTGCCGAAGGACATCGTATAG